A single region of the Hymenobacter siberiensis genome encodes:
- a CDS encoding HTTM domain-containing protein, translating into MRHYFQGYTSAAPLATFRVAFGLLVLASVGRFWARGWIAELYLKPRLFFSYYGFEWIKPLGPATYGLFGLCALCALLVALGWWYRTAAVGLFLSFTYIELMDKSTYLNHYYFVSLAAFLLMLLPAGRYFSVDAYRDPARHRHQVPRWTVDALRLLVGIVYCYAGLAKLNSDWLLQAMPLRIWLPAKNDLWLIGPLFNYPWVAYVFSWFGAFYDLTVVFFLLYRPTRPWAYATVVVFHGLTAVLFPIGMFPYVMIVAALVYFPASAHEQVLARLRSWWGQSPVAAPAERPLVYAPRTRQGLLLVLGVFFAVQLLLPFRYLLYPHELFWTEEGYRFSWRVMLMEKMGQVQFKVVDGQTGQTRLVNNDEHLSVLQEKMMSTQPDMLVQFAHYLRAYYARRGMTNPKVYADAYVSLNGRLGKSFIDPTVDLAQAADDLRPKAWILPFDDEISGL; encoded by the coding sequence ATGCGGCACTACTTTCAGGGCTACACCTCTGCTGCTCCACTGGCTACGTTCCGCGTGGCCTTTGGCCTTTTGGTGCTGGCCAGTGTGGGGCGCTTCTGGGCCAGGGGCTGGATTGCGGAGCTTTACCTAAAGCCCCGGCTTTTCTTTTCCTACTACGGGTTTGAGTGGATAAAGCCCTTGGGGCCGGCTACTTACGGCCTGTTTGGACTGTGTGCGCTGTGCGCGCTGCTGGTGGCGCTGGGCTGGTGGTACCGCACGGCGGCCGTGGGCTTGTTTCTGAGCTTCACCTACATCGAGCTCATGGACAAGAGCACCTACCTCAACCACTACTACTTCGTTAGTCTGGCGGCTTTTCTGCTCATGCTGCTGCCGGCCGGCCGATATTTTTCGGTGGATGCGTACCGCGACCCGGCCCGCCACCGCCACCAGGTGCCCCGCTGGACGGTGGATGCCCTGCGTCTGCTCGTGGGCATTGTGTACTGCTACGCCGGCCTGGCCAAGCTCAACTCCGATTGGCTGCTGCAGGCCATGCCGCTGCGCATCTGGCTGCCGGCCAAAAACGACTTGTGGCTCATCGGCCCCCTGTTCAATTACCCCTGGGTGGCCTACGTGTTCAGCTGGTTTGGGGCGTTTTACGATTTGACGGTGGTGTTTTTCCTGCTCTACCGCCCCACCCGGCCATGGGCTTACGCCACGGTGGTAGTGTTCCACGGGCTCACGGCTGTGCTGTTTCCCATCGGCATGTTTCCCTACGTGATGATAGTGGCCGCCCTGGTGTATTTCCCGGCCAGCGCCCACGAGCAGGTGCTGGCCCGGCTGCGCAGCTGGTGGGGCCAGAGCCCCGTGGCAGCCCCTGCCGAGCGGCCGCTGGTGTATGCCCCGCGCACCCGGCAGGGGTTGCTGCTGGTGCTGGGCGTGTTTTTTGCGGTGCAGCTGCTCCTGCCGTTTCGCTACCTGCTTTACCCGCACGAGCTGTTCTGGACGGAGGAAGGCTACCGCTTTTCGTGGCGGGTGATGCTCATGGAGAAGATGGGCCAGGTGCAGTTCAAGGTAGTGGATGGTCAGACCGGCCAGACCCGGCTGGTGAATAACGACGAGCACCTGAGCGTGCTGCAGGAAAAGATGATGAGCACCCAGCCCGACATGCTGGTGCAGTTTGCCCACTACCTGCGCGCCTACTACGCCCGGCGCGGCATGACCAACCCCAAAGTATACGCCGATGCCTACGTGAGCCTGAACGGCCGCCTGGGCAAAAGCTTCATTGACCCCACCGTGGACCTGGCGCAGGCGGCTGACGACCTGCGGCCCAAGGCCTGGATTTTACCCTTTGACGATGAGATTTCCGGTTTATAG
- a CDS encoding TonB-dependent receptor domain-containing protein, with product MRFPVYSVALVASVLSSFAAVAQQASLQGRVREATTGQPVVGCEVYVRGSRQIARTDSAGLFTLARLAPGRQQLQFSSIGHEPLKTEVALPAVGSVLDFTLTRRDQQLQEVTVRVPQGRFGPQRLREVEGTAIFAAKKSDVIVPDNLVANLATNNARQVYARVAGLNIWESDQGGLQLSIGGRGLDPNRTSNFNVRQNNYDISADALGYPESYYTPPVEAIKRIQLVRGAASLQYGTQFGGLLNFELRAPEPDKTVAVVSRQTVGSYGFFNSFNSVSGTVKKLSYYTFVQYKRGDGWRPNAHFDSKTAYADLRYQLTENVKVGLQVTHMDYLAQQPGGLSDAQFARNARQSNRERNWFAVDWNLFNASADWKLTPRSNLNLTTFGLVASRKSLGYRPNFVERTDNDAQQRELISGDFRNLGAEARYLTRYELGPSKSGVLLVGTRLYRGYNHSLQGFGPAGRGADFRFVEPVAALSTQNSSSDYRFPNYNAAAFLENIFYFGEKFSVTPGLRVEYIRTRAEGSYKVIDRDLANNIDTIRQYSQVRTSPRGFVIGGLGVSYKPTEQRELYANVSQNYRSITFSDMQIVNNSLVIDPNLQDERGYSADLGLRGEQGQWLTYDVSLFALLYNNRIGEVQTYDANNVPFRYRSNIGRALILGLESYAEVDMLRLLAPEAGPSRWRWSTFGNLALIRSRYTASDDQAIVGNQVEFVPVVNLKTGMQAGYGPFKASVQFTYLANQFSEATNSPNSPYVANPERNSAVVGVIPAYHILDTSVSWERRWLKLEGSVNNLANAIYFTRRATGYPGPGILPSDGRSFFLTAAVKW from the coding sequence ATGAGATTTCCGGTTTATAGCGTCGCTCTGGTGGCGAGTGTGCTGTCTTCATTTGCGGCCGTGGCCCAGCAGGCCAGCCTGCAGGGCCGGGTACGCGAAGCCACTACCGGCCAGCCCGTGGTGGGCTGCGAGGTGTACGTGCGCGGCTCCCGGCAGATTGCCCGCACCGACTCGGCGGGCCTGTTTACGCTGGCCCGCCTCGCGCCCGGCCGCCAGCAATTGCAGTTTTCCTCCATCGGCCACGAGCCGCTGAAAACTGAAGTAGCGCTGCCCGCCGTCGGCAGCGTGCTGGATTTTACGCTGACGCGGCGCGACCAGCAGCTGCAGGAAGTGACGGTGCGGGTGCCGCAGGGCCGCTTCGGACCGCAGCGCCTGCGGGAGGTAGAGGGCACGGCCATCTTCGCGGCCAAAAAGTCCGACGTCATCGTGCCCGACAACCTGGTGGCTAACCTGGCCACCAACAACGCCCGGCAGGTGTATGCCCGCGTGGCCGGCCTCAACATCTGGGAGAGCGACCAGGGTGGCCTGCAGCTCAGCATCGGCGGCCGGGGGCTGGACCCCAACCGGACCAGCAACTTCAACGTGCGTCAGAACAACTACGACATCTCGGCTGATGCCCTGGGCTACCCCGAAAGCTACTACACGCCGCCGGTGGAGGCCATCAAGCGCATTCAGTTGGTGCGCGGGGCGGCTTCGCTGCAGTACGGCACCCAGTTCGGGGGCCTGCTCAACTTTGAGCTGCGTGCCCCGGAACCGGACAAAACCGTGGCGGTGGTGTCGCGCCAGACGGTGGGCTCCTACGGCTTTTTCAATTCCTTCAATAGCGTGAGCGGCACGGTGAAGAAGCTCAGCTACTACACCTTCGTGCAGTACAAGCGCGGCGATGGCTGGCGCCCCAACGCCCACTTCGACTCGAAAACCGCTTATGCCGACCTGCGCTACCAGCTCACGGAAAACGTGAAAGTGGGCCTGCAGGTGACGCACATGGACTACCTGGCCCAGCAGCCGGGCGGCCTCTCCGATGCGCAGTTTGCCCGCAATGCCCGGCAGTCGAACCGGGAGCGCAACTGGTTTGCCGTGGACTGGAACCTGTTCAATGCCTCGGCCGACTGGAAGCTCACGCCCCGCTCCAACCTCAACCTGACCACCTTCGGGCTGGTGGCCTCGCGCAAGTCCCTGGGCTACCGGCCCAACTTCGTGGAGCGCACCGACAACGACGCGCAGCAGCGTGAGCTCATCAGCGGGGACTTCCGCAACCTTGGGGCCGAAGCCCGCTACCTGACCCGCTACGAGCTGGGTCCCTCGAAAAGTGGGGTGCTGCTGGTGGGCACGCGCCTCTACCGGGGCTACAACCATAGCCTGCAGGGCTTCGGCCCCGCGGGCCGCGGGGCCGACTTTCGCTTCGTGGAGCCCGTGGCCGCCCTGAGTACTCAAAATTCATCTTCTGATTACCGGTTTCCCAACTACAACGCGGCCGCTTTTCTCGAAAATATCTTCTACTTCGGTGAGAAGTTCTCGGTCACGCCGGGCCTGCGCGTGGAGTACATCCGCACCCGCGCCGAAGGCTCTTATAAAGTCATCGACCGGGATTTGGCCAACAACATTGACACCATCCGGCAGTACAGCCAGGTGCGCACTAGCCCGCGCGGCTTTGTGATTGGGGGCCTCGGCGTGAGCTACAAGCCGACGGAGCAGCGGGAGCTGTACGCCAACGTGTCGCAGAACTACCGCTCCATCACGTTCTCCGACATGCAGATTGTCAACAACTCGCTGGTCATCGACCCCAACCTGCAGGACGAGCGCGGCTATTCGGCCGACCTGGGCCTGCGCGGCGAGCAGGGGCAGTGGCTGACCTACGATGTGAGCTTGTTTGCCCTGCTCTACAACAACCGCATTGGCGAGGTGCAGACCTACGATGCCAACAATGTACCCTTCCGCTACCGCAGCAACATTGGCCGGGCCCTGATTCTGGGCCTTGAGTCGTACGCTGAAGTAGATATGCTGCGCCTGCTGGCCCCCGAAGCCGGGCCCAGCCGCTGGCGCTGGTCCACCTTTGGCAACCTGGCCCTGATTCGTAGCCGCTACACTGCCAGCGACGACCAGGCCATCGTTGGCAACCAGGTGGAATTTGTGCCCGTAGTGAACCTGAAAACCGGCATGCAGGCGGGCTACGGTCCCTTCAAGGCATCGGTGCAATTTACATATTTAGCCAACCAGTTTTCCGAAGCCACCAACTCCCCCAATAGCCCGTACGTGGCCAATCCGGAGCGTAACTCGGCCGTGGTGGGCGTGATTCCGGCCTACCATATTCTGGATACTTCTGTATCCTGGGAGCGTCGCTGGCTCAAGCTCGAAGGCAGCGTCAACAACCTGGCCAACGCCATCTACTTCACCCGCCGCGCCACCGGCTACCCCGGCCCGGGCATCCTGCCCTCGGACGGCCGCAGCTTCTTTCTGACGGCCGCCGTGAAGTGGTAA